One window from the genome of Pedobacter schmidteae encodes:
- a CDS encoding TonB-dependent receptor, with the protein MKVFYLKKHYLLVLLILAALGVNAQTGALVGKVLDETGLPLPGASVQIKSLNKNTLTNADGTYKITGLNNGQVAILVSYVGYQSKEESAKISGNTVVNFSLKPDAQSLNEVVVVGYGTQTRREVTGSIAKVTGDKLTAIPAPSFEAALQGQAPGVQVTQGSGLAGSGSIIRIRGIGSISAGGDPLYVVDGIPIVSDPFLGGNRGGMNQNPLATINANDIESVEVLKDAGAAGIYGSRGANGVILITTKRGKLGNPVFSLSTKYGLTTYANRPKFVSGPEWLQLRQEAWANDGNTGLAPLPGGLTWAQAEKNNTDWWGLVTQTGHTNDQSVSYSQGTDRIKAFVSANYSDNQSFLKGNSYKRYGFRTNIDVKATKNINASINVGYDKGTNKRVNAAWGGGLGEAMSTALPIYPVFNEDGSYYSNSANPLRNIDLLDWKSVNNRIIAGATFEYKPVKNLSIKAIGNIDNMAIRENQFQPATLRNQASGYANLWPINIYNNTVTGTANYDLEIGSKSKLSFLAGIETQTTYRNHFPNGIYGDANGPFNKDPESLNNAINNLKSGQLFYVVGDLRDTFESLFARINYAYDNKYYLQVLGRRDGSSKFGPNNKYGYFPAASASWYISQENFLNESKVISNLKLRASYGIVGSSQFNSGQYYAGFGPGSIYNGNPALNPLNVENPDLKWEEAHNFDLGLDFGFFKNRISGEFSYYRKKTSDALLNGGVAPSTGFLTGWVNVGEILNEGVELSLNTINIQTEQFKWTTRLNVSKNRNEVLSLGQYSADAVLGGTNDTRLAIGHPLGVNFLVRYKGVDPADGLPIWLNKDGYETKTFSLDDRVITGQVLPDFVGGLTNTFSYKGFELNTMFTFAIGGNLYDGSAKRQLGIVTDWNIRSDIGDRWQKPGDIAKFPRLTLNTNTYPGLASEWQYNSTMFLYDATFVRLREVTLSYALPSSFAQKLRLQNLKVFASGMNLLTFSKYPGGDPEVARDFENPQDRNMSPNVTYLTTPQQKSVTFGLSTSF; encoded by the coding sequence ATGAAAGTATTTTACCTAAAAAAGCATTACCTTCTGGTGCTTCTGATTTTAGCAGCGCTAGGCGTAAATGCCCAGACCGGAGCCCTGGTTGGAAAGGTTTTGGACGAGACCGGACTTCCTTTGCCCGGAGCTTCCGTACAGATCAAAAGCTTGAATAAAAATACCCTTACCAATGCCGATGGAACTTATAAAATTACAGGCCTCAATAATGGGCAGGTGGCTATACTGGTAAGCTACGTAGGGTACCAGTCAAAAGAGGAATCTGCCAAGATCAGTGGCAATACGGTAGTTAACTTTAGTCTGAAGCCAGATGCACAAAGTTTAAATGAAGTGGTAGTGGTGGGTTATGGTACACAAACCAGGCGCGAGGTAACTGGTTCAATTGCTAAAGTAACCGGAGATAAGCTGACTGCCATTCCTGCGCCAAGTTTCGAAGCCGCCTTACAAGGCCAGGCTCCCGGGGTACAGGTTACGCAAGGTAGTGGACTGGCCGGAAGCGGCTCCATCATCAGAATTCGCGGTATTGGATCTATTTCTGCTGGGGGGGATCCGCTTTATGTAGTGGATGGTATTCCAATTGTTTCCGATCCTTTTCTGGGAGGAAATCGGGGCGGTATGAACCAGAACCCCTTGGCTACGATTAATGCCAATGATATTGAGTCGGTGGAAGTGCTGAAAGATGCCGGTGCAGCTGGTATTTATGGTTCACGTGGTGCGAACGGAGTAATTCTGATTACTACCAAAAGAGGTAAGCTAGGTAATCCCGTATTTTCGCTGTCTACCAAGTATGGTTTAACTACATACGCCAATCGTCCGAAATTTGTAAGCGGTCCCGAATGGCTGCAATTGCGTCAGGAGGCCTGGGCAAATGACGGGAATACTGGCTTGGCACCATTGCCGGGAGGATTAACCTGGGCCCAAGCAGAAAAAAATAATACAGACTGGTGGGGCCTCGTAACGCAAACCGGACATACCAACGACCAGAGTGTTTCTTATAGTCAGGGAACAGACCGGATAAAGGCTTTTGTTTCTGCGAATTATAGTGATAACCAAAGTTTCTTAAAAGGGAACAGCTATAAGCGGTATGGTTTTAGAACAAACATAGATGTAAAGGCTACTAAAAATATTAATGCCAGTATTAATGTTGGCTATGATAAAGGAACAAACAAAAGAGTAAATGCCGCCTGGGGTGGTGGATTAGGTGAGGCAATGTCTACTGCCCTGCCAATTTATCCGGTTTTCAATGAAGATGGCTCTTATTATTCTAATTCTGCAAACCCACTTAGAAATATTGATTTGCTGGATTGGAAATCAGTTAATAACAGAATAATAGCAGGTGCTACTTTTGAATATAAGCCGGTTAAAAATTTAAGTATTAAGGCAATAGGCAATATTGATAACATGGCAATCAGAGAAAATCAATTTCAACCTGCCACTCTTAGAAATCAAGCCAGCGGTTATGCCAATTTATGGCCGATAAATATATATAACAATACAGTAACTGGTACTGCAAATTACGATCTGGAAATTGGCAGCAAAAGTAAACTATCCTTTTTGGCCGGTATAGAAACCCAGACTACTTATCGCAATCATTTTCCTAATGGGATTTATGGTGATGCCAACGGGCCTTTTAATAAAGACCCGGAGAGTTTGAACAACGCTATAAACAACTTGAAATCGGGACAATTGTTTTATGTGGTTGGAGACCTTAGGGATACATTTGAGTCCTTATTTGCCAGGATCAATTACGCTTACGATAATAAATATTATCTACAGGTACTGGGAAGAAGAGATGGGTCTTCTAAATTCGGACCTAACAACAAGTATGGATATTTTCCTGCTGCATCGGCTTCATGGTATATCAGTCAGGAAAATTTTCTAAATGAGAGTAAGGTAATCTCTAATTTGAAATTGAGGGCCAGTTATGGTATTGTTGGTAGTTCTCAGTTTAATTCCGGACAATATTATGCCGGATTCGGGCCTGGATCTATTTATAATGGTAATCCGGCTTTAAATCCACTTAATGTTGAAAATCCTGATCTGAAATGGGAAGAGGCCCACAACTTTGATCTTGGTTTAGATTTTGGCTTTTTTAAGAACCGGATTAGCGGTGAGTTTTCTTACTATCGTAAAAAAACTTCCGATGCCTTACTTAATGGAGGTGTTGCACCATCTACAGGGTTTTTGACTGGATGGGTTAATGTTGGAGAAATTTTAAATGAAGGAGTAGAGTTAAGCTTAAATACTATTAATATCCAAACAGAACAGTTTAAATGGACAACCCGTTTAAATGTTTCCAAGAATAGAAACGAAGTATTAAGCCTTGGTCAGTATTCTGCTGACGCTGTGCTGGGAGGAACAAATGATACCCGATTGGCTATCGGTCACCCGCTGGGTGTAAACTTCTTGGTGAGGTATAAAGGAGTAGATCCTGCTGATGGACTACCTATCTGGTTAAACAAGGATGGTTATGAAACCAAAACCTTCTCTTTGGATGATCGTGTAATTACCGGACAAGTATTACCGGATTTTGTTGGGGGGCTTACCAATACCTTTTCTTATAAGGGATTTGAATTGAATACTATGTTCACTTTTGCAATAGGCGGCAACCTTTATGATGGTTCTGCTAAGCGCCAACTGGGAATTGTTACGGATTGGAATATCAGATCTGATATTGGTGATCGCTGGCAAAAGCCGGGTGATATTGCGAAGTTTCCACGGTTAACTTTAAATACAAATACTTATCCTGGATTGGCCAGCGAATGGCAATACAACTCAACGATGTTTTTATACGATGCTACTTTTGTAAGGCTAAGGGAAGTTACCCTTTCTTATGCCCTTCCTTCATCTTTTGCTCAAAAATTACGCCTGCAAAATTTGAAAGTCTTCGCTTCGGGAATGAACCTGCTCACATTTAGTAAATACCCGGGAGGTGATCCGGAGGTAGCAAGGGATTTCGAAAATCCTCAGGATAGAAATATGAGTCCAAATGTGACTTATCTGACTACTCCACAGCAGAAAAGTGTAACATTTGGTCTGTCAACCTCATTTTAA
- a CDS encoding LacI family DNA-binding transcriptional regulator, with product MQNINIKQLAKALNLSTSTVSRAFRDNSDINKETKERILAKAKEFNYQPNHYASNLREQRSKTIAVIVPELANNFFSQAIRGIEKIARDKGYHILIYATDDVYEKEVSFIRHLHNGRADGIIMSVSGEANDHTYLNELTQKRLPLVFFDRVYEDIITPRVITNDYDSSFSATQHLIKQGCKHIAYLVINKNLSIGKFRMQGYIDALLKYNIPYDDRYVVDCTNSYAKNDVILKQMLTELKPDGVFTSVERLAFATYYACYDLNISVPEQLKVIGFSSLEIAPLLNPSLTTITQPATRIGTEAANLLFKMLEHPESVDPNEKIVLNSKLIKRRSTE from the coding sequence ATGCAGAACATCAACATCAAGCAGTTGGCCAAAGCACTAAACCTGTCTACCTCGACAGTGTCCAGGGCTTTCAGGGATAATAGCGATATCAATAAGGAAACGAAGGAAAGGATATTGGCTAAGGCAAAGGAATTTAATTATCAGCCCAATCATTACGCCAGCAATTTGCGCGAACAGCGGAGCAAAACCATAGCAGTGATTGTTCCGGAATTGGCCAATAACTTTTTTTCGCAGGCCATCCGGGGTATCGAAAAGATTGCGCGCGACAAAGGTTATCACATCCTGATTTATGCTACCGATGATGTGTATGAGAAAGAAGTGTCTTTTATCAGACATTTACATAATGGAAGGGCTGATGGCATCATCATGTCGGTATCAGGCGAAGCCAACGACCATACCTATTTGAATGAGCTGACGCAAAAACGTTTACCCCTGGTTTTTTTTGACAGAGTTTATGAAGATATCATTACCCCCAGGGTAATTACCAATGATTACGACAGTAGCTTTTCGGCCACGCAGCACCTCATTAAGCAGGGATGCAAGCATATTGCTTACCTGGTGATCAATAAAAACTTGTCTATAGGTAAGTTCAGGATGCAAGGCTATATAGATGCCTTGTTGAAATATAATATTCCATATGATGACAGATATGTAGTTGATTGTACCAATAGTTACGCAAAAAATGATGTAATTTTGAAGCAAATGCTAACTGAACTAAAACCTGACGGTGTTTTTACCTCGGTAGAAAGGTTGGCTTTTGCTACCTATTATGCCTGTTACGATTTAAATATTTCGGTTCCGGAGCAATTAAAAGTTATTGGATTTTCGAGTTTGGAGATTGCTCCCTTATTAAATCCATCTCTGACCACAATTACGCAACCCGCTACGCGGATAGGGACGGAAGCAGCGAACCTTTTGTTTAAGATGCTGGAACACCCCGAAAGTGTAGATCCGAACGAAAAAATTGTATTAAACTCAAAACTGATCAAAAGACGGTCTACCGAATGA
- a CDS encoding GDSL-type esterase/lipase family protein, producing MRYTVNKIITGLSLILLVALNTAYAQEIKWDSTFRPGIYLKKIEEFKVEGIAKKDFVFLGNSITAGTNWGKLLDLPNAKNRGISGDITFGVLERLDQVIAGKPSKVFVLIGINDVSKNIPDSLILRNYKTIIKRIREGSKRTEIYFYTLLPVNSSFNKFKNHYGKDEHILWLNTEIRKLAAKKVTIIDLYPHFLDAEHHLKADLTHDGLHLKPEGYQVWAEVLKKGGYLK from the coding sequence ATGAGATATACAGTTAATAAAATCATTACAGGTTTAAGTTTGATCTTGCTTGTTGCTTTAAACACCGCATATGCACAGGAAATAAAATGGGACAGTACTTTCCGGCCTGGAATCTATCTTAAAAAGATAGAAGAGTTTAAAGTTGAAGGCATTGCTAAAAAAGATTTCGTTTTTTTAGGCAACAGTATTACGGCAGGTACCAATTGGGGCAAATTGCTTGACCTTCCAAATGCAAAGAACCGTGGCATTTCGGGTGATATTACGTTTGGTGTACTGGAACGTTTGGATCAGGTGATTGCTGGTAAGCCATCAAAAGTGTTTGTATTGATCGGGATCAATGATGTATCGAAAAATATTCCCGACAGCCTCATTCTTAGGAATTATAAAACCATCATCAAAAGAATAAGAGAAGGTTCGAAAAGAACAGAAATTTATTTTTATACCCTTTTGCCGGTAAACAGCTCATTTAACAAGTTCAAAAACCACTATGGTAAAGATGAACACATTTTATGGCTCAATACAGAAATCAGAAAGCTGGCCGCCAAAAAGGTAACCATTATCGATCTGTACCCACATTTTCTGGATGCAGAGCATCATTTAAAAGCAGACCTGACACACGATGGACTGCACCTGAAGCCCGAAGGCTACCAGGTTTGGGCAGAGGTGCTCAAAAAAGGGGGCTATTTAAAATAG